Proteins co-encoded in one Natrarchaeobius halalkaliphilus genomic window:
- a CDS encoding DEAD/DEAH box helicase family protein — protein MSDEQSDGFGAISVKPVIDSSTTDFIQDFYVPILSESVEYKRGAGYFTTNWLQSAARGITELAENGGTAKWITSPILDENDWEAIKTGDKAKRDRVLRSSLSGTISELETALDNDTRNAIAWMIADGLLELKLAVPEPSLGGDFHDKFGVFIDGEGNRIGFQSSQNDSKHAMTNYEGYRVDCDWISERESTAVSRHEHRFDQLWNDENEHVRTYSIPESIEEQIANTRDYGSRPYEQPEQVSSGPEDFSLREYQKEAVDAWFGNDCRGMFQMATGTGKTFTALAALEQYAKSVDKPLLTVIAVPVTHLASQWADEMEIFDLPKPHLLFGSVSKDWKQNLSRITTNIELATKDHEIVITTHQSLYNDDFREMVERLPGPIAFIGDEVHGLGSDEQRLGLIEAYDARIGLSATPERYYDEAGSRYLLNYFDGIIFEYPLADAIPEYLTPYEYHPIIVEMTEDEVEEYKKQSRKVAAVAASEEIDDETVSQVASQRADIVKSAERKYGALREQLKRMDDPHHLLVYTNDSQISEVQSILTENGIIQHKFTNEEDEEERDRLLDGFEQREWDALVAMKCLDEGVDVPATKRAILMSNSGNPKQFIQRRGRVLRKAEGKDKSVIFDMFVVPTMTPGDDIPAVEKSILERELDRFEEFAENAINKHGAWNTIDRVRRAYKL, from the coding sequence ATGTCCGACGAGCAAAGCGATGGGTTCGGAGCAATATCCGTCAAGCCCGTCATCGACTCGTCTACGACGGATTTCATCCAGGACTTCTACGTTCCTATCCTGTCTGAATCGGTAGAGTACAAGCGGGGTGCTGGCTACTTTACGACAAATTGGCTACAGTCAGCGGCCCGCGGTATTACCGAACTCGCAGAGAACGGTGGGACGGCTAAATGGATCACGAGCCCGATTCTCGACGAGAATGATTGGGAGGCCATTAAGACCGGTGATAAGGCGAAACGAGATCGTGTGCTACGGTCCTCTCTGAGCGGGACAATAAGTGAACTCGAGACCGCACTCGATAATGATACACGAAATGCTATCGCTTGGATGATTGCTGATGGGCTCCTCGAACTCAAACTCGCTGTACCCGAGCCTTCGCTGGGCGGAGATTTCCATGATAAGTTCGGGGTATTTATTGACGGAGAAGGGAATCGGATTGGGTTCCAGAGTTCTCAGAACGACAGCAAGCATGCGATGACCAACTACGAGGGGTATCGTGTTGATTGTGACTGGATCTCCGAGAGGGAGTCAACTGCCGTCTCCCGCCATGAACACCGCTTTGATCAGCTTTGGAATGACGAGAATGAACATGTTCGAACATACTCAATTCCGGAAAGTATCGAGGAGCAGATCGCAAACACCAGAGACTATGGTTCACGGCCGTACGAGCAACCAGAGCAAGTCTCTAGTGGCCCTGAAGATTTCTCACTGCGAGAGTACCAGAAGGAAGCCGTTGATGCTTGGTTTGGGAACGATTGCCGCGGGATGTTCCAAATGGCGACCGGTACCGGAAAGACGTTCACTGCACTGGCAGCACTTGAGCAATACGCGAAATCGGTCGATAAGCCGCTACTGACTGTTATTGCGGTACCTGTTACTCATCTTGCCTCCCAGTGGGCAGACGAGATGGAGATCTTTGATCTTCCGAAGCCCCACCTGCTGTTCGGTAGCGTCTCGAAGGACTGGAAACAGAACCTCTCGAGGATCACGACCAACATCGAATTGGCTACAAAGGACCATGAGATCGTAATTACTACCCACCAGTCCCTTTACAACGATGACTTTCGCGAGATGGTCGAGCGTCTTCCCGGACCGATCGCGTTCATCGGGGATGAGGTTCATGGGCTAGGCTCCGATGAGCAGCGATTGGGGCTAATCGAAGCTTACGATGCTCGAATCGGTCTTTCCGCTACCCCCGAACGGTATTATGACGAGGCTGGAAGCCGATATCTCCTGAACTATTTCGATGGTATCATTTTTGAATATCCGCTTGCAGACGCCATCCCGGAGTACCTGACTCCCTACGAGTACCACCCCATCATCGTAGAGATGACCGAGGATGAGGTCGAGGAATACAAAAAGCAGTCACGGAAGGTCGCTGCTGTCGCTGCAAGCGAAGAGATCGATGACGAGACGGTAAGCCAGGTCGCATCACAGCGTGCGGACATCGTAAAGAGTGCTGAACGGAAGTACGGGGCCCTTCGCGAACAGTTGAAACGGATGGATGATCCACACCACCTCTTGGTATATACTAATGACAGCCAAATCTCCGAAGTTCAGTCAATTCTTACCGAGAACGGTATCATTCAGCATAAATTCACTAATGAGGAAGATGAAGAAGAGCGAGATCGGCTATTAGACGGCTTTGAGCAAAGAGAGTGGGATGCCTTGGTTGCAATGAAATGCCTTGATGAGGGCGTCGACGTTCCTGCTACCAAGCGTGCCATCCTGATGTCAAATAGTGGTAACCCGAAACAGTTCATCCAACGCCGTGGACGGGTGTTACGGAAGGCCGAGGGCAAGGACAAATCGGTTATCTTTGACATGTTTGTCGTGCCCACGATGACTCCAGGCGATGACATCCCCGCGGTTGAGAAGAGTATCCTGGAACGGGAGCTCGACCGTTTCGAAGAATTCGCTGAGAATGCAATAAACAAACATGGGGCTTGGAACACCATTGACCGGGTTCGTCGGGCGTATAAATTATAA
- a CDS encoding AAA family ATPase yields the protein MDTIQFLSIEGRDYRQYNGEFKLDLKVSDDKNVNVIEGQNGAGKSNLLNAITLCFYDDETHIDDSVLEADPLVNLKRLDDLDPGDTATGYVSVKLGDEKPDYIFTREFTTAKQPDGSYSGSTGDLQLKQRIGEDMHDMDNANAQLNQILPTGVHEYFLFDGEQLDEFFEDGYSERVKEGILDVSHIELLNESLDHLEQVQSRLEKQSSEFEGNVGEAEAVYRAEKETLQDLKSDRDTAKTELEEARERRDELDKDLRQSSQEDVREKQLERERLRERLDDTQEDLNDAKQKAGSALATAGITVYNADALRFGLTKLEELEQQGELPPKIQDWFIDRLLERGKCICGEDLDNETRKENLQHLQKEVADIEDENIDGKIRIPDLLDEVDSQVQDLLDERTQVEELREKRGEIQGEIDDISAFLQQKDTIDAEDAAALEQQREEVNKRIEELSHKIGKLEREIEDQQDTVKEKKAEWETEMEKEDQHQILLRRVQFVEEAREEVKTIRTNILDQVRSETEDRLEEYFNELIWKDESYEIHLTENYEVEVQGPTAEKKLASLSAGERQILALAFMSALSRISGFSAPIVIDTPLGRISSKPRKRIAAQLPGYLEGRQVTLMMTDEEYTDDVAALLDGHIANEYELQYNDETTQVIPQ from the coding sequence ATGGATACAATCCAATTCCTATCTATCGAGGGGAGAGATTACAGGCAATATAATGGAGAATTTAAACTCGATCTGAAAGTATCTGATGACAAGAATGTTAACGTCATCGAAGGGCAGAACGGGGCCGGCAAGTCGAACCTTCTGAACGCTATCACTCTCTGTTTCTACGACGATGAGACACACATCGATGACTCAGTCCTTGAGGCTGATCCACTCGTCAATCTGAAACGTCTCGATGATTTGGATCCTGGAGATACTGCAACGGGATACGTAAGTGTGAAGCTCGGGGATGAAAAGCCGGATTATATTTTCACGCGAGAGTTCACCACTGCGAAACAGCCCGATGGTAGCTATTCCGGATCAACCGGGGATCTCCAACTCAAGCAGCGAATCGGAGAGGACATGCATGACATGGATAACGCGAACGCCCAATTGAACCAGATTCTCCCGACCGGCGTTCACGAATATTTCCTATTCGACGGTGAGCAACTCGATGAATTCTTCGAGGACGGGTACTCAGAACGGGTGAAAGAAGGAATCCTTGATGTTTCTCACATCGAACTGCTAAACGAGTCTCTCGATCATCTTGAGCAGGTCCAATCTCGGCTCGAGAAACAATCTTCGGAGTTCGAAGGAAACGTTGGTGAGGCCGAGGCAGTGTACAGGGCTGAAAAGGAGACTCTTCAGGACCTCAAATCGGACCGTGATACTGCTAAAACGGAATTGGAAGAGGCAAGAGAGAGAAGGGACGAGTTGGACAAAGACCTTCGACAGAGCTCTCAGGAGGATGTCCGCGAGAAGCAGCTCGAACGAGAACGACTTCGGGAGCGACTCGATGACACACAAGAGGATTTGAATGATGCTAAACAGAAGGCCGGAAGCGCTCTAGCAACCGCAGGCATCACTGTATACAACGCAGATGCATTACGATTCGGCCTCACTAAGCTCGAGGAACTCGAACAGCAGGGAGAACTCCCCCCCAAGATTCAGGACTGGTTCATCGACCGGCTGTTGGAACGAGGAAAATGCATCTGCGGAGAGGATCTCGATAACGAGACACGGAAGGAGAACCTTCAACACCTCCAGAAAGAGGTCGCAGACATCGAAGATGAAAATATCGATGGGAAGATCCGAATACCGGATCTCCTTGACGAAGTGGACTCACAAGTACAAGACCTCTTAGACGAACGTACACAGGTTGAGGAGCTCCGGGAGAAACGAGGTGAGATACAGGGAGAAATCGATGATATCTCGGCATTCCTCCAACAGAAAGATACAATCGACGCAGAGGATGCAGCTGCTCTAGAACAGCAACGCGAGGAAGTCAATAAGCGCATCGAGGAGTTGAGCCATAAAATCGGGAAACTCGAGAGGGAAATCGAAGATCAGCAGGATACTGTTAAAGAAAAGAAAGCCGAGTGGGAGACGGAGATGGAGAAGGAAGACCAGCACCAGATTCTCCTTCGTCGGGTACAATTCGTAGAAGAGGCGCGCGAGGAAGTCAAGACAATTCGAACCAACATCCTCGACCAGGTTCGGAGCGAAACAGAAGATCGACTTGAAGAGTACTTCAACGAGCTCATCTGGAAGGACGAATCCTATGAAATTCATCTCACCGAAAATTACGAGGTTGAAGTGCAGGGACCTACCGCGGAGAAGAAACTCGCCTCTCTGTCTGCCGGGGAACGTCAAATTTTAGCATTGGCGTTTATGTCTGCGCTCTCGCGAATTAGTGGCTTTAGCGCTCCAATTGTCATCGACACGCCGCTTGGCCGTATCTCATCAAAACCTCGTAAACGTATTGCAGCACAGCTGCCAGGGTACCTCGAAGGTCGACAGGTGACTTTGATGATGACCGACGAGGAGTACACCGATGATGTTGCTGCCCTGCTTGACGGTCATATCGCTAATGAGTATGAACTGCAGTATAATGACGAAACCACTCAGGTGATCCCACAATGA
- a CDS encoding DNA-methyltransferase has protein sequence MSDDSAGLNHELLGQQGVSGEIEDVLGRIVSCLGKEVTLGQEQDSANDQLPSELNISPTEAQKLYESLKAHFQAQNTGPPFSDVKEVQGDIPEMEDRPIDVERANACKIHPSDSGREDDGHKLELEGNSVNLIVTSPPYWQLRDYGVENQLGQEDTPEKYVDDLVDALNTWEEFLHPKGSVFLNIGDKYHEKSQVGIPGMFAERARQDGWTVRNHIIWAKKNGLPSPAKDRLVPRHEHIFHLVRDDDYYYDLFGYSKVFGNGANPGDVWNMSHDRNTGGHLAPFPSELVLRAVTLACPPAVCPKCGEPHSREIERPLLNLNQDRPQAKRALKKFKESDLTEEHLKAIRAVGISDAGKAKEIQEETGTNDDEIQELADEAKEVLGGYFREFTFPLPTTVGWSGCECEVDPQPGMVFDPFSGSGTTINTAYSLGYQAWGTDLDRSNFEPKLDNFMD, from the coding sequence ATGAGTGATGATTCCGCTGGCCTTAATCATGAGCTACTCGGTCAGCAGGGTGTCTCGGGCGAAATAGAGGATGTTCTCGGTAGAATCGTGTCGTGCCTTGGAAAAGAAGTCACGCTTGGTCAAGAGCAGGATTCGGCCAATGACCAACTTCCTTCTGAGCTAAACATAAGCCCTACAGAAGCGCAGAAGCTGTACGAGAGCCTGAAGGCCCACTTTCAGGCTCAAAACACCGGTCCTCCTTTCTCTGATGTCAAGGAGGTTCAAGGTGATATCCCGGAAATGGAAGACCGACCCATCGATGTGGAACGCGCCAACGCTTGCAAGATTCACCCTAGCGATAGCGGTCGCGAGGATGACGGTCACAAATTGGAGTTGGAAGGCAATTCGGTAAACCTCATCGTTACCTCACCCCCGTACTGGCAGCTTCGTGACTACGGTGTCGAAAATCAGCTCGGCCAAGAAGATACCCCAGAGAAATACGTCGATGATCTTGTCGATGCACTAAACACCTGGGAAGAATTCCTGCACCCGAAAGGGTCAGTCTTCCTCAACATCGGAGATAAGTATCACGAAAAGAGTCAGGTCGGCATTCCGGGGATGTTCGCAGAAAGAGCTCGACAAGACGGATGGACGGTTCGAAACCATATTATTTGGGCAAAAAAGAATGGCCTCCCCTCCCCAGCGAAAGACCGATTAGTCCCCCGGCATGAGCACATCTTCCATCTGGTTCGCGACGATGACTACTACTATGATCTCTTTGGCTACTCCAAGGTCTTCGGAAACGGCGCGAATCCGGGCGACGTCTGGAACATGAGTCACGACCGTAACACCGGTGGTCACCTTGCCCCCTTCCCAAGTGAACTGGTCTTACGTGCCGTGACCTTAGCCTGCCCACCTGCTGTTTGTCCAAAGTGCGGTGAGCCTCATAGCCGTGAAATCGAGCGGCCGCTGCTGAATCTAAATCAGGATCGGCCACAGGCTAAACGGGCATTAAAGAAGTTCAAAGAATCCGACCTCACAGAAGAACATCTCAAGGCGATTCGTGCGGTCGGAATTTCCGACGCAGGGAAAGCCAAGGAGATTCAGGAAGAGACAGGCACTAACGATGACGAAATCCAGGAACTAGCTGACGAAGCGAAGGAGGTGCTAGGTGGGTATTTCCGTGAATTCACCTTCCCACTCCCGACAACCGTCGGTTGGTCCGGGTGTGAATGTGAGGTGGACCCGCAGCCTGGAATGGTTTTCGACCCATTTTCTGGCTCCGGGACTACCATCAACACCGCATACTCGCTTGGATATCAGGCGTGGGGGACCGACCTTGACCGCTCGAATTTCGAGCCAAAATTGGATAACTTTATGGATTGA
- a CDS encoding DNA gyrase C-terminal beta-propeller domain-containing protein yields the protein MTDEKLDLSGTNPHRSAAPVRQLDATDLDIATPATQSDEETDIWRELRDAIDAISTDGVRAVVATDDATITTSIDIQEGSSRPVHAIELGVWKAYSETSSPITHVLVQADDDYTPCGRCVQTVLDYSNDALVRVMDPSGETYDELSLDQGSLLSVGRGPNEDGDHQDTDNDGASGEEESDSMPIPETPPFIDIEVSDDVGIEYVRLNAPVYHLKYETYDQTFCGTDLTHRETVSSTEAPTLLDPCLRCHGETSQQTVEEQRTELRAQLAEQLNPVRATEEDAASFDDDELAAILKHLPVEVPTGGDDAVALRSRLSQAIVDVHDDQENPSTFSREEMQALLAALDGEGTISDDPHLLVHTSDGRVARVALSHLSLQRRAGKGELALSLSDSEVPTATLAMSPRDQLYVFTNLGQVHQADAYQVPSVSRGGEPSPLSEILDLNEDETLQAAFTCRNLNSHDYVILGSRDGYIKRTKTADFKNIHRGGIRAAELEGDDVLREACLMNDGRDLLMTTQYGRAIRFDGGDVRPMGREARGVKGIELDDGDEVVTVNVVNTQAKPEVLTVTEEGYGKRTSITDYRKQSRNGRGLLDISTDDRNGPVVAVEMTASDDEFVTMSEAGRTIHATVDDISVLGRNTMGVEIMRLNSDDQLSNLSVFNN from the coding sequence ATGACTGACGAAAAACTTGACCTGTCGGGAACCAACCCGCACCGATCGGCAGCACCGGTTCGGCAATTGGATGCGACCGATTTAGACATCGCGACGCCTGCTACGCAGTCAGATGAGGAAACTGATATCTGGCGTGAGCTTCGCGACGCAATCGACGCTATCTCCACAGACGGTGTCCGAGCCGTAGTAGCAACCGATGACGCAACAATCACGACCTCGATAGACATTCAGGAAGGATCATCCCGACCGGTACATGCCATCGAACTTGGTGTCTGGAAGGCGTATTCGGAAACCAGTTCTCCGATAACTCACGTACTAGTTCAGGCGGATGATGATTACACGCCCTGTGGTCGGTGCGTGCAGACGGTACTCGACTACTCGAACGACGCTCTCGTTCGTGTCATGGATCCCTCAGGAGAGACATACGATGAGCTCTCTCTTGATCAGGGATCGCTATTGAGTGTGGGCAGAGGACCAAACGAGGACGGCGACCACCAAGACACCGATAATGATGGTGCTTCCGGAGAAGAAGAATCAGACTCGATGCCAATACCCGAGACACCACCGTTTATCGACATCGAGGTAAGTGACGACGTGGGGATAGAGTACGTCAGGCTGAACGCACCGGTGTATCACCTCAAATACGAAACCTACGACCAGACATTCTGCGGGACGGACTTAACCCACCGTGAAACGGTCAGTAGCACCGAGGCACCGACTCTTTTGGATCCATGTCTGCGCTGCCATGGTGAAACAAGCCAGCAGACAGTTGAAGAACAGCGCACCGAACTCCGGGCCCAACTCGCCGAGCAACTCAACCCCGTCCGTGCAACCGAGGAAGATGCAGCGTCATTCGATGATGATGAGCTGGCTGCGATTCTAAAGCACTTGCCCGTTGAGGTGCCAACGGGAGGGGACGATGCGGTTGCACTTCGGAGTCGACTCTCTCAGGCCATTGTAGATGTCCATGACGATCAGGAGAATCCCTCCACGTTTTCTCGAGAAGAGATGCAGGCTCTTCTAGCTGCTCTTGATGGCGAGGGTACTATCTCCGATGACCCACATCTACTTGTGCACACCTCCGACGGGCGTGTCGCCCGAGTTGCCCTGTCGCATCTGAGTCTACAACGTCGTGCGGGTAAAGGAGAGTTGGCGCTCTCACTGTCAGACAGTGAGGTACCTACCGCTACACTTGCTATGAGTCCTCGTGATCAACTATACGTATTCACTAACCTTGGACAAGTGCATCAGGCCGATGCATACCAGGTCCCTTCGGTCAGTCGCGGTGGCGAACCATCACCGCTTTCGGAGATCCTCGACCTCAATGAAGACGAGACATTGCAGGCTGCCTTCACGTGTCGTAATCTCAACTCTCACGATTACGTAATCCTCGGAAGCAGAGACGGATACATTAAGCGTACGAAGACGGCGGACTTCAAAAACATCCATCGTGGCGGGATTCGAGCAGCTGAGCTAGAGGGGGATGACGTACTGAGAGAAGCCTGCTTGATGAATGACGGCCGGGACCTACTGATGACCACACAGTACGGGCGGGCTATTAGATTCGATGGAGGCGACGTTCGGCCGATGGGCCGCGAGGCGCGTGGTGTCAAAGGAATTGAATTAGACGATGGTGATGAAGTAGTAACAGTCAATGTTGTTAATACCCAGGCCAAGCCTGAAGTTCTCACAGTCACGGAGGAAGGATACGGGAAGCGAACATCTATCACTGACTACCGAAAGCAAAGCCGAAACGGTCGAGGGCTGCTTGACATTTCAACAGATGATCGAAACGGTCCCGTTGTGGCTGTTGAGATGACTGCCTCTGATGATGAGTTCGTCACGATGAGTGAGGCAGGCCGTACGATTCATGCTACCGTCGATGACATTTCTGTCCTAGGGCGTAACACGATGGGGGTTGAAATTATGCGGCTGAATTCGGATGACCAGTTATCAAATCTATCTGTCTTCAATAACTGA
- a CDS encoding DUF7344 domain-containing protein, with protein sequence MGRNNCGDDYLSRVYHSLRAPRRRYVIELVAESDNDLSVRTLAREIAAREQDVPMDCATGEPYRNVYNALSQTHLSTLSDTDVIIYDPERQTVAPGPNLTITLLLSNLNQAAFQTLWNPEEGR encoded by the coding sequence ATGGGACGTAACAACTGCGGTGACGACTATCTCTCGAGGGTGTATCACTCTCTCAGAGCGCCACGACGCCGTTATGTGATTGAGTTGGTTGCAGAGAGCGATAACGACCTCTCGGTTCGCACGCTCGCTCGAGAAATCGCTGCTCGAGAACAAGATGTCCCAATGGACTGTGCAACCGGTGAACCGTACCGCAATGTATACAACGCGCTCTCCCAGACGCATCTATCGACGCTTTCGGACACCGATGTTATCATCTATGACCCCGAGCGCCAGACCGTTGCTCCAGGCCCAAATCTCACAATAACTCTCCTCCTAAGCAATCTTAATCAAGCTGCGTTTCAGACGCTTTGGAACCCCGAGGAGGGGAGGTGA
- a CDS encoding DUF7342 family protein — MTDNTRREGPPPFDRPFEGEDTKQRVYGTVLHAREPMTAAEIAEQADCSAESARTHLSFYADLGIVIRHEGRPVRYERNDDYFEWRRVNELARENTVDELQARVSALTDRIEEYRDEYDVDSPAEVDVLEFDAARIDDVYVELGDWATAIEERRHHERARRKAASSTTPSHS, encoded by the coding sequence ATGACAGACAACACACGTCGCGAGGGCCCACCCCCATTCGATAGACCATTCGAGGGTGAGGACACGAAGCAGCGCGTATACGGGACGGTGTTACACGCTCGAGAGCCGATGACGGCCGCTGAGATTGCCGAGCAAGCAGACTGTTCGGCGGAGTCGGCACGGACCCATTTGTCGTTCTACGCTGACCTCGGTATCGTTATTCGGCATGAAGGGCGACCAGTCAGGTACGAGCGCAACGATGACTACTTCGAGTGGCGTCGAGTGAACGAGTTAGCGCGGGAGAATACCGTCGACGAGTTGCAGGCCCGTGTCTCAGCGCTGACCGATCGAATTGAGGAGTATCGCGACGAATACGACGTCGATTCACCCGCCGAGGTCGACGTCCTCGAGTTCGACGCGGCGCGGATCGACGATGTGTATGTCGAACTCGGTGATTGGGCCACCGCTATTGAGGAGCGCCGTCATCACGAACGTGCCCGGAGAAAGGCCGCCAGTTCAACGACTCCGTCCCACAGCTGA
- a CDS encoding McrB family protein: protein MSSSEQRTKLTLFSSTSTGKLKKTTQVLHCIREYGPDLSEVKERYQRESGTNTKLAGTWIEQLQELGVVSTDYSVERIRLTDQGVDILEWRNSPSKEPVPLSMVRAFAETYVGFYDTIALLSVIPARVSQVKELLNTLYDLNLESNTQAKQRVGWLLSMDLAKRNSGHEYSLTERGHDVYEDFQTEIGPPEASSLLVPGEAGQSSTTGEVVDSGPTTNADPKSGTRNSTPDETIDLPFLEDRPRKVVSIHVAKSDGTDERYERTVGTDVTIDAAEPLPHKEYQNKAVRYWSCDPKREEQVGDLGRGDVVLFHHHDEGYLSSATVLDTFRGKMQDTEHELHVLFEEVCEAAVERDDLFEVYGWRSHPTSHWARIDQKDNAAILDQYESIDEFISDTKGTVQFNYWSYQNWSIKQDFARQLSRQLQRKGQVILYGPPGTGKTFVGEAFAKWWTGKQTETNPTTYQTESVTFHPAFSYEDFIEGYSVIGGDNEEPTNGTDEARSDTSVKSPYGLKRGVFKQFCRTASRALDATPDGRLPPRYVLVIDELNRGNVPQIFGEIITLLEKDKRGSNRQLSQSGQEFEVPENVYIIATMNTADQSISKLDAALRRRFAAMSLAPEYDTLYDSIEEFPDNKQDAAELVGSSRNDAEAMIAASVLALEIINKKITAVRGLGKGKRIGHAYLHPDVWMTSNGDTSTDTELADVWRYDILPLLEEYFFDDLEQLEQRVFEGDAEFVKEGTNDVLKLTPSDLKENLRMFVMDNQHEIDIEFETE, encoded by the coding sequence ATGAGTTCCTCTGAACAACGAACTAAGCTAACTCTCTTCTCAAGCACTTCCACCGGGAAGTTGAAAAAGACGACACAAGTATTGCACTGTATTCGAGAGTATGGTCCTGACCTTTCTGAGGTGAAAGAGAGATATCAAAGAGAGTCTGGCACTAACACGAAATTAGCAGGCACTTGGATTGAGCAGTTGCAGGAGTTGGGTGTCGTCAGTACTGACTACAGTGTAGAAAGGATTCGGCTCACCGACCAGGGCGTAGATATTTTAGAATGGAGGAATAGCCCTTCGAAGGAACCGGTCCCCCTGTCAATGGTAAGGGCATTCGCAGAAACGTACGTTGGTTTCTATGATACGATTGCACTTTTATCTGTAATCCCCGCAAGGGTAAGTCAGGTCAAGGAACTATTGAATACTCTGTATGACCTAAACTTAGAATCAAATACTCAGGCAAAGCAACGTGTAGGCTGGCTCTTGTCGATGGACCTAGCAAAAAGGAACTCTGGTCATGAATATTCACTAACAGAACGTGGCCACGATGTGTATGAGGATTTTCAAACAGAAATTGGACCCCCAGAGGCTTCTTCATTACTAGTTCCAGGTGAGGCGGGACAAAGTAGCACCACTGGTGAGGTTGTTGATTCCGGCCCCACTACTAATGCAGATCCTAAGTCAGGAACTAGAAATTCGACTCCCGATGAGACCATCGACCTCCCCTTTCTCGAGGACAGACCACGCAAGGTAGTTTCAATTCACGTAGCTAAGTCTGATGGAACAGATGAGCGTTACGAACGGACCGTCGGAACGGATGTCACAATTGATGCGGCAGAGCCGCTTCCTCACAAAGAATATCAGAATAAAGCTGTACGGTATTGGAGTTGCGACCCAAAGCGAGAAGAACAGGTCGGAGACCTCGGGAGGGGGGACGTCGTACTGTTCCACCACCATGATGAGGGGTATTTGTCCAGCGCCACAGTGCTCGACACCTTCCGAGGCAAAATGCAGGATACTGAGCATGAGCTCCATGTTCTATTTGAAGAAGTGTGCGAAGCTGCTGTTGAACGGGATGACCTATTCGAGGTTTATGGGTGGAGGTCACACCCAACTTCCCACTGGGCACGCATAGACCAGAAGGATAACGCTGCAATCTTAGATCAGTACGAATCGATAGACGAATTCATCAGTGACACGAAAGGAACTGTTCAATTCAATTACTGGTCTTATCAGAATTGGTCGATCAAGCAAGACTTTGCGCGGCAGCTCAGTCGTCAGCTTCAGCGGAAAGGTCAGGTGATTCTATATGGCCCTCCCGGGACTGGGAAAACGTTCGTCGGTGAGGCATTCGCAAAGTGGTGGACCGGGAAGCAGACAGAAACGAACCCAACGACATATCAAACGGAGTCTGTCACCTTCCATCCTGCATTCTCCTATGAGGACTTCATCGAGGGGTACTCAGTCATCGGTGGTGACAATGAAGAACCAACCAACGGGACAGATGAGGCACGTAGCGATACCTCCGTCAAGTCACCGTACGGTCTGAAACGTGGGGTATTCAAGCAGTTTTGCCGCACAGCTTCTCGAGCGCTGGATGCCACGCCAGACGGCCGGCTCCCACCCCGGTATGTCTTGGTGATCGACGAGTTGAACCGCGGAAACGTCCCTCAAATATTCGGCGAGATCATCACTCTTCTCGAGAAGGATAAGCGGGGAAGCAACCGCCAACTCTCACAGTCCGGTCAAGAGTTTGAGGTCCCAGAGAATGTCTATATCATTGCAACGATGAACACCGCTGACCAGTCCATCTCGAAGCTTGACGCTGCATTGCGACGTCGGTTTGCAGCGATGTCCCTCGCCCCTGAGTACGATACGCTGTACGACTCCATAGAAGAGTTTCCGGATAACAAGCAGGATGCAGCGGAACTCGTCGGTTCATCACGGAACGATGCTGAAGCAATGATTGCTGCATCAGTGTTAGCACTCGAAATCATCAACAAGAAGATCACCGCTGTGCGAGGTCTGGGGAAGGGAAAACGAATCGGGCACGCCTATCTCCACCCAGATGTCTGGATGACATCAAACGGAGACACCTCGACAGACACCGAATTAGCCGATGTATGGCGCTATGATATCCTGCCACTACTCGAGGAGTATTTCTTCGATGACCTTGAGCAGTTGGAGCAGCGGGTGTTCGAAGGTGACGCAGAGTTCGTCAAGGAGGGGACGAACGATGTGCTCAAACTCACTCCAAGTGATCTTAAGGAGAATCTCCGTATGTTCGTGATGGACAATCAACACGAGATCGATATCGAGTTCGAAACTGAATGA